Genomic window (Corticium candelabrum chromosome 3, ooCorCand1.1, whole genome shotgun sequence):
aaattaataaatcaataaatcaataaatcaataaatcagtatatcaataaatcaataaatcacaaaagtaacaaattaataaattaattaatcaatcaataaattaatcaataaataaataaataaatcaataaattaataaatcagtaatcaatcaattaataaatcaataaattataaataaatcaataaatcaataataaacaaatcaatataTCAGGTAAAtctataaattaataaatcaataatttaataaatcaatgagtcaataaataaataaattattaaaacaataaatcaataaattaataaatcaacatgtcaataagtcaataaattaataaatcaataaatcaataaatcaataaatcaataaatcaataaatctaTAAGTCAATAATTCAATAattcaataaatcaataaatcaataaatcaacaaatcaataaattaataaattaataaatcaataaattaacatGTCAAtaagtcaataaattaataaatcaataaatcaataaatcaataaatcaataaatcaataaatcaataaatcaataaatcattaaatcaacatgtcaataagtcaataaataaataaatcaataaatcaataaatcaataaatcaatcaaacaataaattaataaattattaaattaataaatcattaaatcaataaatcaacaaatcaagaaattactaaattaataatttaataaataaataaagtaataaattaataaatcaatagaTTAATAAATGACTAAATCAATTAGTAAATATACCAATAAAtcagtaaatcaataaatcaatagatcaacaaatcaatacatcaataaatcaataaataaatcaataaataaattaataaatggattattaaattaataaattaataaatcaataaatcagtaaattagtaaatcaataaatcaataaatcacaaaaatcaacaaatcaataaattaattaatcaatcaataaatcaataaatcagcAAATTAATAAtgcaataaatcaataaataaataaataaataaatcaataaattaataaatcagtaatcaataaattaataaatcaataaactaataaataaatcaataaatcaatgaatcaacaaatcaatatATCAAGTAAatctataaatcaatcaataaatcaataatttaataaatcaatgattcattaatataaataaattattaaaacaataaatcaataaatcaataaatcaacatgtcaataaatcaataaattaataaatcaataaattaataaatcaatacatctgtaaatcaataaattagtaaatgataaatcaataaatcaataaatcaacaaatcaatacatcaaaaaatcaataaataaattaataaataaattaaaaaatcaataaatcaattaattaataaatccagaaattaataaattaataatttaataaataaataaagtaataaattaataaatcaatagattaataatttagtaaattaataaataaataaattaataaattaataaatcagtAGATTAATAAATGACTAAATCAATcagtaaatataaaaataaatcagtaaatcaataaatcaataaatcaacaaatcaatacatcaataaatcaatgaaTAAATCAagaaataaatcaataaaataaattaataaatggataaataaatcaagaaatcaataaatcaataaatcaagaaatcagtaaatcaataaatcaataaatcacaaaatcaccaaatcaataaatcaattaatcaGCAAATTAATAatgcaataaattaataaatcaataaattaataaataaattcataaatcaataaatcaacaaatcaatatATCAAGTAAAtctataaatcaataaatcactAATTCAGTAAATCAAtgagttaataaattaataaattattaaaacaataaatcaataaattaataaatcaacatGTTAAtaagtcaataaattaattaatcaagaaatcaataaaacaataaatcaataaatcaataaatcaactaatcaataaatcaatgaatcaataaatgaataatcaataaatcaataattttataaatcaataaattaataaatcaatataaGATAAgcatatttaaatatataaataaatatatattatgtaagtaattaaatatataatatataaccTCTTTAATTCAGTCAGTAAGTAAGtatgtaattaactaaatgGGGATGTAAAAATTATTAGGTTTTAAGTAATTAAGTAAGTAAGAAAATATATAAGTCATTATCTAaaacaaatatatacataaataaataaattaattattaaaattaaaacatgcagacagactgacagacagagacagacagacacgtacacagacagacaaacacatagacagacagacatacagacccAGAGAGAGACATATACTTTATTCACGTATAGACTATagttgtacatatgctagaaTTTTGTAAAAGCAATGCAgtctttgcaaacaacaaattcatACATTAAATTCGCTAATTGACTTGTCGTAAAGGCTCTCTAATGTTAAAGTCAAATAATCAGTAAAAATCATTATGaataggtgacagttttgataGTTTTCTTAAAagaactttggcattgcatgcatctttgtagaattgtagaaaatctttttcttcaATACGTAACGAACACGAGACAATAATATTGGCTTCTGCAAAACAAATGGTAAAAAATTCTCTGTCTTTGTGCCCCAATCctaaatgttctatcacaagaggagcacgtcttgatacatatcctcctggaacaagctcctTTTCATGTTATTGTCTTCTCTTGTCGCGGCAACAGCAGAATGACCATTTTCCGTGCTAATTCTTTTAATAATGTTCTGACTTaatggatgagcaagtgaaacaTCAAAATCCAAATTCTGACCAGTGTTTGGATCAAACCGTTCTAATGTACAGaaagactgaaagacagacagatagacacagagacagactgacagaaagaaagacaaacagacagacaaacagacagacatacagacagacagacagacaggcaggccgGTATGTACTATAGTTTAAAGTTTGAAACatatatattgacagacagacaaacagacagacagacagacagacagacagacagacagacagacagacagacagacagacagacagacagacagacagacagacagacagacagacagacagacagacagatttgttttattgttatcaaacgtcactacttacatcacttgctgcagtactaaaagttctactttcctactgttcttcgttttaattaatgaatagaactacagacagacagacagacagacagacagacagacggacggacaggcaggcaagctGGCAggaagacagacggacaggcaagcaagcagacaggaAGGCATGCAggaaggcaggcagacagacgagcAGACTATCGTATGCGCATGTGTACCGAGGCTTAATTACTATAACTTGTAGACATTTATGAAAAACGAGCAATTACTATAATTACAATATAGCAAGACCAGAAGCGGATTATCTACTAAGTTAGAGTTGTTGAAGATGAAACATAATTTTCTCTCTGTGCAATTAGCTAGACCAACTATTTCACGGCAATCCGACATCTTGCTCGGTGTATTGGGATCTACTGTGGAGGCTTGTTTCAATGTCACCGGAATTCCCAAGCCGTCACTCAAAATCAGCAAGGGGAACAATAACAACGACATTGTATCTTCTATTAACACAGAAAACGGCTGCGTTTACTTCGGACCTTTAAACCGTAGTGACGATACAAATGGATCTTTAAACCGTAGCGACAACAGAAATGTTACTTTAACTGTGGCAGCAGAAAACTGTTTAGGAAAATCAAATTTCACTCTTCACCTTCAAATTGTTCAAAGTAAATTGCGATATTCGCTAAATAATATAATCAGTCAAAATGTCTTCTAGTTATAACTGATAATCTGTAATGTGTCATTTCTAACTTTAGGATCATTTCCAAGTCCAACTACAGTTCATTGTTCAAGAAATAGCTCTCACTATGAAGCACATACAACGCAACTTCCAACCACCAAGAGTAtccaaatacaaatacaacaaatagaTAATCAAACAACGGACGTTTCCAGttcagcaacaaacacattcatTTTGAATTACAACGGAAGAACTGTGGCGTCGGGCAAATCGATAATCACGGTATCTGTTAGTTCCACACTAACTCTGCAATACACTTCGACAAATTTACACAATAAGCTATTCGTTTGTCACAATGAAAATACAACGGATCGTGTGTTTGATCGCTATCCATTCCTAATCATACCAAACGTACAACAATCAGACCATGGGATATACGAAGTCATAGTAATAGATGGGGATGTAAATACGAGATTGTATTTCATGCTTCGAGTAAAGACATCTTATTCTGCAACGGATActtcaaatcaaggcaaagGATCGCTGCCTACGAATAGTGTTACCACGGAAGAAACAAATGGCTACACAAGGCGTCTCACATCGACAATAGTTACAACATCAAGTCACAATAAGCCTAGACTACAGAGCACGTCGAAAAGTTAGATCATTTTATCATTTAATTTAACAAAAAAGTATTGACaacttttctttttgtttgtttgtttgttgttagtttTAATAAATAGATTGATGTTGAGACAGCTGTTTGTTTAATTTACGAAAACCTAAAAAATTTGCAGCATTAACTTTCGTTGCTAATGTGAACAATAAGTAAATTTAATATAAGTGTACTCAATTTGAATTGTtagaaataaatttataaGTCAACAAAACTATAAATGCAACTATAAAAATTTAGTTTTAAATAATGTTCAAACGAATTTTGTACAAGAAAAGAAAGGACATGTGGTTGTTGTGCCAATGCACGGAATAGTACGTCTAATGAGTTCAATTTCCATTAATAACAATGTGTTACGTTACATATTTGTAGTCGCTGTATCATTTACTTTGAATTCGTTGTCGTAATTTAAAATATCTCATTTTTATGTCTAGAGCCATCTCCTAGTCCAACTACACTTCACTGTTCAAGAAATATCACTCAATATGCAGCACACACAACGCAACTTCCAACTACCAATAATATGCAAggacaacaaatacataatcAGCCAACCGATGTTTCCGGTTTGGCAGCGAACACATTCATCTTGAGTTACAATGGAAGAACTGTGGCGTCGAGCGAATCAAAAATCACAGTGTCTGTTAATTCCACACTAACAATGCAATACACTGTGACTAATCCGCACAATAGACTACACGTGTGTCACAATGAAAAGGCAACGGATCGTGTGTTTGACCACTATCCATTTTTAATCATATCAAACGTACAACAATTAGACAGTGGGATATACGAAATCATTGCAAGAGATAAAGATGTAAATACAAGATTGTATTTCACGCTTCAGGTAAAGACATCACATTCAACAGTGGACACATCAGATACACCATCAAGTCAAAGCGTGCTTGAACTACGTGACACTTCGGAAAGTTAGATCATTTGTCATTTACTAATCTAGGAATGTTTTAGACACCTTTGCTATTACTAATCTAGAAATTGAAATGTCGACTACAGCACTCATTGTCGTCTCGGTCTGTATTTTTGTCTTTGCTCTACCAACTGCTTTCCTTGTTTACAAATATCGTCGACGTTTGAATTTGTTAACTCGCAGGCTAGTCGACTCTAGTGAAAAAGAAACTGGTATGTTTTACAGTTAAATACTTGTTTTAAAAATTTTCAAtgatattattaattaaatgttgttTTTAATCGTTTTGTCAAAAGGAGAACCGAGAAGTCCCACCACAGATCCAAACGTTGAAGGCGTAAATAAGAGAGCCATCTTTACTACAAGGTAAACTGCGCGTGAGTCAACAAATATCTTGATAATCTACTCGACCTATCACTAAGTAACAAAAGCAATCgacacaaacaccaacaaatgTGAAATGTCCGTTGCACAATCTGAATTGTGTAAAGTaaactaattaaaattaacaagataaataaaatttcttaaataaaaatataatattaatattaattcagATGTTACTATATAAACTCATTTGACTATTTaagttactaattaattaactatatgcTTTGGTTTACATTGGGGCGCCGTACATTGATATATCTGTAACATTAATTGCTATTAGTATTTAACGAAATTATATTTAGTGAGCAAACAGTGAGTCTAGTAAATTCGACGGCAAATCCGACGGCTGCATGTGAAGACGCTCTCTATGAATCTGTCGAAATGAACCAAGTACGACAAGTCACAGTAGAGTCATCTCATGATTTAGCATCGGATGTTGCTTTTCAAGACAATACAGCTTACGGAGGAACAGTTTAATCAGCGTTTTAATGTACTGCATTTTGCTACTGTTTTCTATTCAGTTGACTTCTTCGCATATATGGCATCCAGGTAACTGCCAAGTAGCTACTGATCTTTTTCAGAGTGTATTTGTGTTAGTAGTGTAGTATAGGAAGAGTCTATGCATTTTGCTGAAAGAAGTCTATAGTTGTAAGGCTAATTAATGGCTTGAAGTGCAGCGATTTAAGTAACTGAAATCTAGTTAACAACTTTAGGTAACGACGTGAAATTGACATCGAAACTAATTAACAACATTAACAAAGCTTATTTAAATGGATGACGTTTTCATATTTCCTAAACAGAGATTGGATGTTAAACATTTAAGttaaagaaaagctaaaatgCAGTTATTTGCATACTCAGATTAAATCTTTGTCAAAATTTTACTTTTAATAAGTCATATGTTAATTCATAAACTAGCACAAATTATTCCCAAACTTTTATATACTTAACTCAATGTCACGCTTACAATGCAACACCAAATCAATGCATTTATTTGCCTTGTTAGTGTACTGACAACGACAATAGGGATGAACACTTGCCTAATGTCTTTAGTAAAATTATCCATTTGTCAATGGAAAATCTCATAAGATTTACAATTTTGAATAATTACAACTGCTGCCACATCAGTTGTTCAACTATTGCAATGTAGTCTCACTGCAGCGTGAGTCGAAAAAAAGGATGACGCATTGGCAGTGTGCATGAGCGTCTACGGTTAATCAGTGACTTATACCCCCACAAGGTACTTCAGTAAGTATGATTTTATGCTAGAATAGGCATCACTAGTGCAAGAAAGAATGAAAACACTTGTTTGTATCAAGCTTGTGAAGCTTACCAACAGCTGAGTAAACACTATAGTCTAGAGTAATTATTTAAGCACGTTATAGCTTACAACTAGTGCCAAACtgaattaattacaattaaatttaatctacaatttaaaaatattttattatatgctGCTAACCAATTTAGTACGCAGCATGCATTTGCTTAAGCGCTGAGGGTGATAACCAAGATTTGCTAGATGAACTTGTTATACCAAAAACCTATCAATTACCCAATGCAATAATCAACATACAATTAccagaattaattaattaaaggctGTTTGTGAGGAAAGAGCAGTCACAATGCGTGAACAACGGATAGATCGATTTAGGCCAAAAGaacaaaattaatttttagttctaTGCTCAAATTCATGCGCACGCCcgttttattttatttctaataGTTCAAAAAATAAGATTTACTTACTAAATTAagtcttagctaattagacacCTGTGAAGTTTTAACAGAAAAGCTTACGTAAGCCTTAGACTTCACCAGTCGTTGTATCTAAGGGACAGAGTTGTTGAGCTGATTGAGATTGCACTCCAGAATTGAAACATTGCTGACAACTaacctcgtccccagactctctcgcgctagtcccgtgcccgtataacaattccaggcgcgagagtaTTAGTGATTTCCATTTCATGTCGTTGAGTTGCCGCTTCAAACTTTTAGATAATGAATTCAGAGCctgatccaggaatttttgagaTCGGgcgttcaccgttagcagttatttatacagcattactaattttctcttttctaatgaaattatatgaaattattgaaccacgcgtATTGGAAAAGAGAGGGTTTCAATCCCCTGAATCctcttctggatccggcctTGGCATTTGATGTTGAGAGGACAAACAGTACGCCAAGCTCTAATTTCTCGTCTGCATGTTCGTCAATTATCGTTACGGTAGCCTGAAGTCTGTGGGTGTAGACGATCAAACTTGACTGGTCATGTAAATAGATCATACTTTGCTCAAAAAACAGCTAATCTATCCATTAACATTACATCAAAAATGCTTCCAATTAAAATTCAGAAAAAAAGTTGAACGACCGGTTTAATTTGCTCAACAACAGCCCATTTcactgttgtttgttgctctGCTGTTGTGCAGTGCTCTACAAAAAGTAGCCGTGTATGCCCAGTGTCAACCGGGCTCACTTTtaagtggcggatccagagttTGGCTGAAGGgcgaacacaacacaactaagaGCTGGTATGACGTTCTTAGCTTTGTTGCGTTACCCACTCACCGCGTGACTCGACATTCGGACAGATGTAATTAGGCACCAGTTTataggatatatatatatatatatatatatatatatatatatatatatatatatatatatatatatatatatatatatatatatatataaaggagaggtgtctgtctgtctgtctgtctgttggagcgtttctcaaagacggcgagtccgatctcggccgaatttggctcgcgcacgccgaattcattaatGTCGAAAGTGAGTCGGTGGTCgccttcctgacttctcccacgccGACGCCATTTCCggccgatcgcactcgcttccgctcgcgcgcgaatatctccggaacggcgcgtcgtatctccaccgaattcagactgcccgttcccgacgtcggacggtacgcgccgagcgtgtcgtttattgcgggcgacgccggGAAatggaagatatttttgctgatatccgggtcttgaaaaaatacgcccacagtcgtttgccagtctacgaccgtcgaagagctgccgtgttcgATGCACATGTttcccgaaacgccagcaacgtcttcgaagatacgacgttcagcgggactgtcgaaatgacgagagtcggtacgagtcgtgacttcgttagatacggagctgccgtgtttgatgcacctgttccccgaaacgccagcaacgtattcgaagagacgacgttcagcgagactgtcgaaatggcgacagtcggcattcgttatatac
Coding sequences:
- the LOC134177656 gene encoding uncharacterized protein LOC134177656: MDDTKFDDKRATTNALRNLTFTTDDDSQDVFIAESWDKAIFDPLFKSKLGLVLSCLGCVVGTGNIWRYPRIVANNSGDEEYDKKAMFNKQLNFHLFLFRLSVVVALLESLSCDETVVCPTEREVILYKENITVYKLIGSDIIFTPNMSDVRLQNLVSRKYKWHEWNGKANFVLEWGKDPKLSDETKLHFRTYYKQLRSSAITKEFDGARLRYTARMNDNTSFHSGTATLHVAARPTISRQSDILLGVLGSTVEACFNVTGIPKPSLKISKGNNNNDIVSSINTENGCVYFGPLNRSDDTNGSLNRSDNRNVTLTVAAENCLGKSNFTLHLQIVQRSFPSPTTVHCSRNSSHYEAHTTQLPTTKSIQIQIQQIDNQTTDVSSSATNTFILNYNGRTVASGKSIITVSVSSTLTLQYTSTNLHNKLFVCHNENTTDRVFDRYPFLIIPNVQQSDHGIYEVIVIDGDVNTRLYFMLRVKTSYSATDTSNQGKGSLPTNSVTTEETNGYTRRLTSTIVTTSSHNKPRLQSTSKKPSPSPTTLHCSRNITQYAAHTTQLPTTNNMQGQQIHNQPTDVSGLAANTFILSYNGRTVASSESKITVSVNSTLTMQYTVTNPHNRLHVCHNEKATDRVFDHYPFLIISNVQQLDSGIYEIIARDKDVNTRLYFTLQVKTSHSTVDTSDTPSSQSVLELRDTSEKIEMSTTALIVVSVCIFVFALPTAFLVYKYRRRLNLLTRRLVDSSEKETGEPRSPTTDPNVEGVNKRAIFTTSEQTVSLVNSTANPTAACEDALYESVEMNQVRQVTVESSHDLASDVAFQDNTAYGGTV